A genome region from Yoonia vestfoldensis includes the following:
- a CDS encoding RNA polymerase sigma factor: protein MTAVSDPCAQASDEDLLLAHASGDLRAAGVLTQRLLPRVLAQALRMLANRAEAEDVAQDAMLRLWRIAPDWRAGEAQVTTWLYRVTANLCTDRLRKRRHLAMDAVAEPLDDAPSVVAQMQSRARLQALSEALAQLPERQAQAVALRHLEGLSNPQIAQIMDISVASVESLTARGKRALSAIMAGRKAELGYDDDEPA from the coding sequence ATGACGGCGGTATCCGACCCTTGCGCGCAGGCCTCGGACGAGGATCTGTTGCTGGCCCATGCCAGCGGCGATCTGCGTGCGGCCGGGGTGCTGACGCAGCGTCTGTTGCCGCGTGTGCTGGCGCAGGCGCTGCGGATGCTGGCCAATCGCGCCGAGGCCGAGGATGTGGCGCAGGATGCCATGCTGCGGCTGTGGCGGATCGCCCCCGACTGGCGGGCGGGCGAGGCGCAGGTCACGACCTGGCTTTACCGCGTGACTGCCAACCTGTGCACCGACCGGCTGCGCAAAAGACGGCATCTGGCGATGGACGCGGTCGCCGAGCCTTTGGACGACGCGCCCTCTGTCGTGGCACAGATGCAAAGCCGCGCAAGGTTGCAGGCCCTGTCAGAGGCTTTGGCGCAATTGCCCGAGCGGCAGGCCCAAGCGGTCGCCCTGCGCCATCTCGAAGGGTTGTCCAACCCCCAGATCGCGCAGATCATGGACATCAGCGTGGCCTCGGTCGAAAGTCTGACAGCCCGCGGCAAACGCGCGCTTTCCGCAATCATGGCGGGGCGCAAGGCAGAATTGGGGTATGACGATGACGAACCCGCCTGA
- a CDS encoding EF-hand domain-containing protein, which translates to MTKGWITAGLVAMLALSAGVAVAQGHRGGPDFATMDRDGDGAVTLAEFTAYAQDHAANRAERMFSRVDADGDGMVTQAEIAAAREMHGGRHGKQARD; encoded by the coding sequence ATGACAAAAGGATGGATCACCGCCGGGCTGGTCGCAATGCTGGCCCTAAGCGCTGGGGTCGCTGTGGCGCAGGGGCATCGGGGCGGGCCGGATTTCGCCACGATGGATCGCGATGGCGACGGTGCCGTGACGCTGGCCGAATTCACCGCCTATGCGCAGGACCATGCCGCCAACCGCGCCGAGCGGATGTTCAGCCGGGTGGATGCCGATGGCGACGGCATGGTGACGCAGGCCGAGATCGCCGCCGCGCGCGAGATGCATGGCGGGCGTCATGGCAAACAGGCGCGTGACTGA